A stretch of Homo sapiens chromosome 12, GRCh38.p14 Primary Assembly DNA encodes these proteins:
- the ELK3 gene encoding ETS domain-containing protein Elk-3 isoform 4 (isoform 4 is encoded by transcript variant 6), which translates to MESAITLWQFLLQLLLDQKHEHLICWTSNDGEFKLLKAEEVAKLWGLRKNKTNMNYDKLSRALRYYYDKNIIKKVIGQKFVYKFVSFPEILKMDPHAVEISRESLLLQDSDCKASPEGREAHKHGLAALRSTSRNEYIHSGLYSSFTINSLQNPPDAFKAIKTEKLEEPPEDSPPVEEVRTVIRSLFLEAACHDSDSLEPLNLSSGSKTKSPSLPPKAKKPKGLEISAPPLVLSGTDIGSIALNSPALPSGSLTPAFFTAQTPNGLLLTPSPLLSSIHFWSSLSPVAPLSPARLQGPSTLFQFPTLLNGHMPVPIPSLDRAASPVLLSSNSQKS; encoded by the exons ATGGAGAGTGCAATCACGCTGTGGCAGTTCCTGTTGCAGTTGCTGCTGGATCAGAAACATGAGCATTTGATCTGCTGGACCTCGAACGATGGTGAATTCAAGCTCCTCAAAGCAGAAGAAGTGGCCAAGCTGTGGGGACTccgaaaaaacaaaacaaatatgaaCTATGATAAGCTGAGCAGAGCCCTGCGATACTATTATGACAAG AACATCATCAAGAAGGTGATCGGGCAGAAGTTTGTGTACAAGTTTGTCTCTTTCCCGGAGATCCTGAAGATGGATCCTCACGCGGTGGAGATCAGCCGGGAGAGCCTTCTGCTGCAGGACAGCGACTGCAAGGCGTCTCCGGAGGGCCGCGAGGCCCACAAACACGGCCTGGCCGCCCTCAGAAGCACGAGCCGCAACGAATACATCCACTCAGGCCTGTACTCGTCCTTCACCATTAATTCCCTGCAGAACCCACCAGACGCCTTCAAGGCCATCAAGACGGAGAAGCTGGAGGAGCCGCCCGAAGACAGCCCCCCCGTGGAAGAAGTCAGGACTGTGATCAG AAGCCTCTTCCTGGAGGCCGCCTGCCATGACTCCGATTCCCTGGAGCCCTTGAACCTGTCATCGGGCTCCAAGACCAAGTCTCCATCTCTTCCCCCAAAGGCCAAAAAACCCAAAGGCTTGGAAATCTCAGCGCCCCCGCTGGTGCTCTCCGGCACCGACATCGGCTCCATCGCCCTCAACAGCCCAGCCCTCCCCTCGGGATCCCTCACCCCAGCCTTCTTCACCGCACAG ACACCAAATGGATTGCTTCTGACTCCGAGTCCACTGCTCTCCAGCATACATTTCTGGAGCAGCCTTAGTCCAGTTGCTCCGCTGAGTCCTGCCAGGCTGCAAGGGCCAAGCACGCTGTTCCAG
- the ELK3 gene encoding ETS domain-containing protein Elk-3 isoform 1 (isoform 1 is encoded by transcript variant 4), which translates to MESAITLWQFLLQLLLDQKHEHLICWTSNDGEFKLLKAEEVAKLWGLRKNKTNMNYDKLSRALRYYYDKNIIKKVIGQKFVYKFVSFPEILKMDPHAVEISRESLLLQDSDCKASPEGREAHKHGLAALRSTSRNEYIHSGLYSSFTINSLQNPPDAFKAIKTEKLEEPPEDSPPVEEVRTVIRFVTNKTDKHVTRPVVSLPSTSEAAAASAFLASSVSAKISSLMLPNAASISSASPFSSRSPSLSPNSPLPSEHRSLFLEAACHDSDSLEPLNLSSGSKTKSPSLPPKAKKPKGLEISAPPLVLSGTDIGSIALNSPALPSGSLTPAFFTAQTPNGLLLTPSPLLSSIHFWSSLSPVAPLSPARLQGPSTLFQFPTLLNGHMPVPIPSLDRAASPVLLSSNSQKS; encoded by the exons ATGGAGAGTGCAATCACGCTGTGGCAGTTCCTGTTGCAGTTGCTGCTGGATCAGAAACATGAGCATTTGATCTGCTGGACCTCGAACGATGGTGAATTCAAGCTCCTCAAAGCAGAAGAAGTGGCCAAGCTGTGGGGACTccgaaaaaacaaaacaaatatgaaCTATGATAAGCTGAGCAGAGCCCTGCGATACTATTATGACAAG AACATCATCAAGAAGGTGATCGGGCAGAAGTTTGTGTACAAGTTTGTCTCTTTCCCGGAGATCCTGAAGATGGATCCTCACGCGGTGGAGATCAGCCGGGAGAGCCTTCTGCTGCAGGACAGCGACTGCAAGGCGTCTCCGGAGGGCCGCGAGGCCCACAAACACGGCCTGGCCGCCCTCAGAAGCACGAGCCGCAACGAATACATCCACTCAGGCCTGTACTCGTCCTTCACCATTAATTCCCTGCAGAACCCACCAGACGCCTTCAAGGCCATCAAGACGGAGAAGCTGGAGGAGCCGCCCGAAGACAGCCCCCCCGTGGAAGAAGTCAGGACTGTGATCAGGTTTGTGACCAATAAAACCGACAAGCACGTCACCAGGCCGGTGGTGTCCCTGCCTTCCACGTCAGAGGCTGCGGCGGCGTCCGCCTTCCTGGCCTCGTCCGTCTCGGCCAAGATCTCCTCTTTAATGTTGCCAAACGCTGCCAGTATTTCATCCGCCTCACCCTTCTCATCTCGGTCCCCGTCCCTGTCCCCCAACTCACCCCTCCCTTCTGAACACAGAAGCCTCTTCCTGGAGGCCGCCTGCCATGACTCCGATTCCCTGGAGCCCTTGAACCTGTCATCGGGCTCCAAGACCAAGTCTCCATCTCTTCCCCCAAAGGCCAAAAAACCCAAAGGCTTGGAAATCTCAGCGCCCCCGCTGGTGCTCTCCGGCACCGACATCGGCTCCATCGCCCTCAACAGCCCAGCCCTCCCCTCGGGATCCCTCACCCCAGCCTTCTTCACCGCACAG ACACCAAATGGATTGCTTCTGACTCCGAGTCCACTGCTCTCCAGCATACATTTCTGGAGCAGCCTTAGTCCAGTTGCTCCGCTGAGTCCTGCCAGGCTGCAAGGGCCAAGCACGCTGTTCCAG
- the ELK3 gene encoding ETS domain-containing protein Elk-3 isoform 3 (isoform 3 is encoded by transcript variant 5): protein MESAITLWQFLLQLLLDQKHEHLICWTSNDGEFKLLKAEEVAKLWGLRKNKTNMNYDKLSRALRYYYDKNIIKKVIGQKFVYKFVSFPEILKMDPHAVEISRESLLLQDSDCKASPEGREAHKHGLAALRSTSRNEYIHSGLYSSFTINSLQNPPDAFKAIKTEKLEEPPEDSPPVEEVRTVIRFVTNKTDKHVTRPVVSLPSTSEAAAASAFLASSVSAKISSLMLPNAASISSASPFSSRSPSLSPNSPLPSEHRSLFLEAACHDSDSLEPLNLSSGSKTKSPSLPPKAKKPKGLEISAPPLVLSGTDIGSIALNSPALPSGSLTPAFFTAQFPTLLNGHMPVPIPSLDRAASPVLLSSNSQKS, encoded by the exons ATGGAGAGTGCAATCACGCTGTGGCAGTTCCTGTTGCAGTTGCTGCTGGATCAGAAACATGAGCATTTGATCTGCTGGACCTCGAACGATGGTGAATTCAAGCTCCTCAAAGCAGAAGAAGTGGCCAAGCTGTGGGGACTccgaaaaaacaaaacaaatatgaaCTATGATAAGCTGAGCAGAGCCCTGCGATACTATTATGACAAG AACATCATCAAGAAGGTGATCGGGCAGAAGTTTGTGTACAAGTTTGTCTCTTTCCCGGAGATCCTGAAGATGGATCCTCACGCGGTGGAGATCAGCCGGGAGAGCCTTCTGCTGCAGGACAGCGACTGCAAGGCGTCTCCGGAGGGCCGCGAGGCCCACAAACACGGCCTGGCCGCCCTCAGAAGCACGAGCCGCAACGAATACATCCACTCAGGCCTGTACTCGTCCTTCACCATTAATTCCCTGCAGAACCCACCAGACGCCTTCAAGGCCATCAAGACGGAGAAGCTGGAGGAGCCGCCCGAAGACAGCCCCCCCGTGGAAGAAGTCAGGACTGTGATCAGGTTTGTGACCAATAAAACCGACAAGCACGTCACCAGGCCGGTGGTGTCCCTGCCTTCCACGTCAGAGGCTGCGGCGGCGTCCGCCTTCCTGGCCTCGTCCGTCTCGGCCAAGATCTCCTCTTTAATGTTGCCAAACGCTGCCAGTATTTCATCCGCCTCACCCTTCTCATCTCGGTCCCCGTCCCTGTCCCCCAACTCACCCCTCCCTTCTGAACACAGAAGCCTCTTCCTGGAGGCCGCCTGCCATGACTCCGATTCCCTGGAGCCCTTGAACCTGTCATCGGGCTCCAAGACCAAGTCTCCATCTCTTCCCCCAAAGGCCAAAAAACCCAAAGGCTTGGAAATCTCAGCGCCCCCGCTGGTGCTCTCCGGCACCGACATCGGCTCCATCGCCCTCAACAGCCCAGCCCTCCCCTCGGGATCCCTCACCCCAGCCTTCTTCACCGCACAG